The segment GTCGTCGTAGAACAACTCGGCCACTGGTATCTCCTCGTGTCGTGGATGGGTTCGTGGGGTGGTCAGGCGCTCTGGTGGCCCGGCACCGTCCGCAGCGTGCGGTCGGTGATGGACCGTGCGCCGCGTCCGATCGCGACGCGACCGGACTGGGCGATCTCGCGGATGCCGAACGGCTCGAGCACGTTGAGCATGGCCGTCAGCTTGCCCGAGTCGCCCGTCGCCTCGATGGTGACGGCATCGGTGGACACGTCGACGACCTTGGCACGGAACAGCTGCACGGTCTCGAGCACCTGTCCACGGGTCTGCGCGTCCGTGCGCACCTTGATGAGCATGAGCTCGCGCTCGACCGCCGACGCCGAGTCCAGCTCGACGATCTTCAGCACGTTCACGAGCTTGTTGAGCTGCTTGGTGACCTGCTCGAGAGGCAGCTCGTCGACGTTGACGACGATCGTCATGCGGGAGATCTCGGGGATCTCCGTGGGCCCGACCGCGAGCGAGTCGATGTTGAACCCGCGCCGCATGAACAGGCTCGAGACGCGGGCCAGGACGCCCGGGGTGTTCTCCACCAGGACGCTGAGCGTGTGCTGCGTTGTCATCAGAGGTCCTCGTCGTCCCACTCGGGCGCCATGTCGCGCGCGATCTTGATGTCGTCGTTGCTCGTGCCGGCCGCGACCATCGGCCA is part of the Aeromicrobium sp. Leaf245 genome and harbors:
- the ilvN gene encoding acetolactate synthase small subunit codes for the protein MTTQHTLSVLVENTPGVLARVSSLFMRRGFNIDSLAVGPTEIPEISRMTIVVNVDELPLEQVTKQLNKLVNVLKIVELDSASAVERELMLIKVRTDAQTRGQVLETVQLFRAKVVDVSTDAVTIEATGDSGKLTAMLNVLEPFGIREIAQSGRVAIGRGARSITDRTLRTVPGHQSA